ttgaatgtgtggattcaacttactcttttgttcctgttgtgagggcacatggtttcatgaaggataggtaacattattagacttctctaggatGTTAGGTATTCAAGCCATATTGTGACACTGAGTCGGTTTtagaggctaggattgttataagCATATCgtctttgttgtgaatatttttgaagaatgaCATAAGTTAAAGGAAGTgtaagtgattgcatatgctacagtttaattattgctatcaaccgtggtcattggtgtagtgtgcTTCAAATGTGGTAAATATAAAGTGCTCAAGAATAGTGTGAATTGTtagttgctcgaggacgagcaagagtttaagtgtggggtggtgatgtttggctaaaattctatatttttgcatttaatttgccttgcattattgatcttgttaactttggtgcaaatatttgtgactcgagcttaataatggtATTTTATGTATAGAAATCAATTGGAAGTGATTTGGGGAGTTTGCATGCAAATTGACGTAAAAGAAAAGgatgaatttggaggaagtataagTTGGTGCCCAGGTTGGTGCTCGACACCAATCAAAATGCCGTTGATAGCATGATAAAATATTCATTGTCCAATTTGGCGCTAGGCACCAACCAAAATGCCATTGGCAGAAGACCAAAAAGTTTGCTGTCCAGGTTGGCGCCAGGCGCCAAGTGAGACGCCAAAGGGCGAATTTTGTCCTAATTCGGCTGGGATTTGGGGATTTCAACCTACACGTCCCCAACATGTATAAAaagggttctaaacctatttttgagAAGGGGACATTAttggaggcaagaacatcacgtggaacaacttttggaggagaaaattaTTGAGTTCTTAAttccttcttcttttctttgtaatataatttgtttatgcaaaatacttgaaaaattgttactacgaacatgagtggctaagcactctagtttctagggttgtggttgacatgattattaataTTTACTAATTACATCTTCGTTAGTTTGGATTATCATCTTGtagttgtttctttaattctagtttttagttttaacttgtgaattgttgtagctaccatttcaccctactatctatactatgcttgggaaagccatgtttagattatattagaattaaagagagcttgtttctgaacccgtggctcggggaatAATTTcatggttaggataggaatatacctaacattcttgcttagttgaataccgtattatattcgttcacgatagactcaataccataggaatatatgattgatatattgtggataggcgaatagtattgtgggaacatgctattcatataaacgatccggtcgatttgcaaccatagataatctggattaacgagtgtgattattgaacttaataggattgataaaccaaccacaaccctggaatcttcATCTCCTCTGATTAAAATCTCACCATACCcatttgcattcttgataaattagtcgttacttgtttaatttttgcaatagtagattaatagaaaaataacactcttgattatcttggacattaaaattgattttagtttgcttagttaacaatTATTCTAAGTCTATGTGGGTTCGACATCgaactttcgagtcactttattacttgacggccacgtagacttgcgtgtacttggggaatcaacaagggtgttcaaatttgaaagaagagaaaaaattTTCCAGACAAAGAatgttcaatatatgttatatacctctaaaacctACTCCCTCCGTTTAAAAAAGATTGGCATGATTGGGAGTACGAGGGTCAAAGTATCTAACTTTGCCCGTGAATTTAAACATAGATTCttcaagtttttgaaaataaaatttatattttcgaaaattacataaaaagtattataagtcataataattcataattcaaaatatttataaaatatttaaaaaaacgtGGTCAAAGAACACGCACGTATAATGTGTGTTTGGTATAAAAACTGGGTgcgaatatatattttttcactcTCCTCTCTATTTCTATCTCTATCTCTATCTCTATCATCGGACCAAGGGGCATATCTGTCATTTTAATATATTGAGTTTTAAGGTTCGCATCATCTGTCCCGCTGTCCGTTAACAGAAAACGACTGCAAGCAACCTGTGGTCTACCTGTATACAAATAACATATCACATTCACATTAATATATGCatctttggtttatttttttaataatgtgTTCGTGtacataaaatatacaaaaaccATGTCTGGCTCTCTCTCTCTTTAGTATATAAATAACCAAGAGAGACGCAAACGCCGCCTCAAGGGTGTCTTCAGTTGCCTTTCTCTCTGGTTAAATTGGTTTTAGTTTTCGTTTCCTTCCTTTAGATTTTAAATCAGATAGATTGAAGaatttgaagaaaaagaaaatggtgGATTTTCAAACAGTTTGCTCCATGTGTGGTGATGTAGGCTTCCCTGACAAGCTCTTCCGCTGCTCCAAGTGCCACCACCGTTTTCAGCACTCGTATGTCCTTCAACCTTCTCAGTTATATATATAGTAGCTTATACGACTCTTGATCTTAAGAAAGAGAGCAACTAAACGAGACAGATCATTGCTGATAAGTTATTTAACTCTAAGTTCGACGATTGAATTAATCTATTCTTTTAAGAGGGATTTTCGTACTAACCATAGGAAGAAGAACTTCACTGGTTCGGTTCAAAGACTCACTTTCTTCTCTTCCTCGATTAATTAGTTCAGCCTTTAGACTAGTGTTCGTAGGCTTATTATAAGCTCAGATCGACTCTCATTTTTTCCCCCTTTGAGAGGCCAGATTCATGTGCCAACTTTATGAAGAATAACGTACTCCTATTATAGTTTTGGTCGAACGGTCGGATTTTCTTTCTTGATTGGTCTAATCTTCTCTATTAGGTTAGTTCTTAGTTTTATTCGAGAGTTTAATCTCGtaactttttttctttcttttgaaaattaCAAGAGAGTACTTTTAATGCCATCATTAAATTTCTTGCTTTGTGGATCAAGTCTTAATCTTGGGATCAACTTTGTAGAGAAACATGGTCCGCAGCTTGGTTTGGTCCCTCATGACTGCCACGCCTTTATAGTCTTTGACTGAATATATATTTTACTTTTGTTTAATTTTCGTTTTCTTTCTTGGTTGTGGCCAGCCAAACATGACCCTCGTCCACCGCCACTATCACCGGAAATATTCATCATCATAACATGATTACTTCtttagaaaaaagaagaagaaagagtacGTTAACTCTCATTTATTTTACACTTACAATACAATAATAGACCATGTCTCTATGTGGCTACAGTTTTTTAATGAACTAGAGGCGGATATAGAGCCAGTCAACTTATGTATAATCtcattatatgtatatattttaaaattttttccaTACGTAAACATATATAGTTCAAGTCGGAAGGAATAGTTTTTGCACAACTTATCCCAAATTTGTATATGTTAGGTATTGTAGCAACTACTACAACGAATCATCGGAGCCAATACAAGTGTGTGATTGGTGTCAAAGTGAGGAAAAAGGCTCGAGGCATGGTGGTTCAAGGAAATCAATTGCAGGAATGAGTGATTCAGGGATCAAATCGGAATATTCAGGTGACAAAATCAAGCAGAATGATAGGGAAGAAAGTGGTGCTGAAAGGGCAAAGAATCCTAGTGGCACTCCTTCACCTCGGAGAAGATACAAGCTTCTCAAGGATGTCATGTGTTAAATTATGAGACAAGTTTAAATTCTAATCCTAGTGAGTTTTGATTTTCTAGTGTTTTTTTCTTCTACTTTTTCCGTTTCTTTTTTGACAGCCAAGAGTGTTTGGCTCTATGCTAAATAAGTTGATAGAATCAGTGAAACTTCATGTACAAATCAGATGATAATTAAGTAAGCATGAGTTTTTGTAAGCCTTCCATTTGCTTGATTGTTTTTTGCCAAATAACTTCTTGATGGTTAATTCCCTTTAACTGCAcgcatgaaataaatatattccAATATGCTAACTCTATTACTCCTTTTCTACTCCTAGTTTATATATATGGTGAGATTCGGAGTACAAGAATGTTTAACTTTGTATGATTCAAACATAAAATTTTCAAATGTTTGAAATAGAATCTACATATTTAATTAAAGACTAgataaaaattaatataaatcaaAATAGTTAATAATTTATGTACTTAACAAAACTATTTAAGAATAATGTGATCAAAGAGAAACTTATGGATTTTTCAGACAGTAAAGAACGCCACGTAGAGTGaaataagaaaatatgaaaaagtATTTCAACCAGGAAATTAAATTTGATCCCCTTATAAATCAGAGATCTGCATAGCAGAGCCTAATAAAACTGGGGAGACATTAATTAAGAGCTAGTGGTGAAGGTTTCTTCATATGGTGATAGAGGGGGCACACTCTTTTGCTGAGACTCTTGGGCAGAATTGACTGCGCCTTTGATCCCTTTTCACCAAAGAATTCATAGTACCTAAAGCTGGTAACATTTGGAGGTGCATGCAATGACGGTATTTATGAGACCCCCTATCATTTTTTTcttattaaaggaaaatattgcgGAAAGTTAACGTTAGTAATTAAATTTAATAGATCATCAGTATGCATAATAAATTGAGTACATCACAATCCAATAGAGTTACCGATTTGTTTGGCTTCATTGGATTTTATAGGAAGTGGTAGTTTAAATTCATATAAAAATGGTTAAAAAAGAATTTCTATTAAGTAGGGATCATACGAGAAAGGAAATAGTTAGAATCAAACTCACACATTAAATTGGTAGTATTCAGCTAGCTATAGTTTGGTCTAAAAAttactccctctatttcaattAAGATGATACATTTCGCCTATCGAGAGTCAATTTCACTAAACTTTGAAACTAAATTGGATTAATTCACCTCaatatttcaaaattaaaatttacataTTCACAAACAATACGAAAAGTACTATAAGTTGTTATTTTTCTCATGTCaatatgataaaaaaaatattttaaaatattgatcaaaaCTCATACTACAATTTCTCGATAAGCCAAATGTgttatctaaattgaaacggatggactACACTCTCGTATTGAAACAAATGTGTCATCTTCCACTCTCGCGTTTTGTCAACAAGGGTTCCTTCTGTTTGAAGTAAATGTTTAAGTGACACTGAAACCATAACTTTCACTTCTAACCAACAAACATCAGGTGAGTTGGTTGTTGGAGACCTCCTTTTTTAATCTACCTTCTCTTTTGTCACTTCTTAGGAACCCTTTCGCTCTCTCTCGACATGAGAACATGATTTGAAGATGAAGGAAACTCAGTTATAGGTCACCATATATATTTATTATGTATATACGAAGTTAAAGAGAACTGAGGGGTTTATGGACTAATTATACGTGCTAGTGGTTTTCAACTTCTTTTCACTTTTCTTGTTTTTTTGTTAGCTATCAACGTGAGATTTTGTGTTCGCACACTCCGACAAATTTTTAGCTTTGAATCTTGCAAGCAACACTTTAAAATGGAGTTGCATCAAAACAGATTATTATTCAATAAATACACAACGAAGTTGTTTTTAAAATATTCTTACTTAAACAAGAAAACCTACTCTTTACTTAAATAGTAAACCAAATTAATAGTTCGGCTGTTGATCTCTTAGACAATTCTTTTCTCTCCCTGCAGAGGTGTACGCTTATGTAAGTAACGTGGTATATTCTCTCCTTTTAAAAGATGCTTTTTCGTGTGTTGTTCCATTTTATTTTTCCCGTTCTTGCTTTCTGTACTTTCTACTCAGCTTTGCATTTGTCCCCAAGAAATACGAAAAAATGCGAGTCGTTGAATAGTATTTCTACACGGACAAACCTTTTAACTTGGTTAGAGAAGATACTGCGTCCGTACTGAAAATAAGGTATCAAAGGTAttgaaaaatattaattaaggaaaataagttAAAACCTAGAATGAGCTTAATTTGTTGGAACATGCGACAACTCAGTCAAAAAGCCAATGAAGTTAATTTGTTCGTTATTATGTATATGAGTATCATGGTAACGTGAAAGTTATTCTTTTAAATTAGATATAAACCTATTATGGAATTATATGTGAAAAGAGCTTGCACGtgtttcttcatattttcaagcCCTCGTGAAAATCCATGATGCGTGGGTGTAAATCATTGAAAAGTTGGTGTTATCATCCTTAAATGAGGCAGCATTTCAAGTTTTCTTGTCTTCGTCTTCTTCTAATAACTTTCTTTCGTAGTTCCAACAAAGTACGTAGTCCACAAACTATATTAGAACACATTCTTTTTCCAAGATGAAATTGGTTAACTTTGACTAGAAAACGCAAAAAATTTGGCATAGAATGGGATTTGATTGAAGTTGCAAAAAAACCAatatttgaatttgaaatttcaaaaagGAAAATGTGCATAATTATGTTTGATATGAATTTCTCTTAAAAGAAAGTTAAAGATTTGTGAGTGAAACTATTATTTCACCAAAATACTCATTAAATAagtttttactatttaattgacaTTTCATATATTGAAGTTAAATATTTTTGTAACGATCCGATTGGTCGTTTTACTTACTAGATCGCCGTTTCCCTAATTAAGGCTTCCTGTATGTGctcttactgttttatgacttgcgtggatggttaatttaggtttggaagggttcaggttgaaatcagagcacttagttccttaataggagcctaaggtggccaagtttcaCTTGactcaatattttgagtaaacgacctcggaaccgggatttgaaggttccaataggttcgtatgatgatttcggacttgggcgtgtgttcggatcgggtttcgggtaACCCGAGAGTATTTTAGTGCTTAATGTGGAAAGTTGGTTcattgaaggttttctagttctttaaatttggtttggagtagactttggtgttatcgaggtccgtttgggatttcgagcctaggAATAGCCATAcgtggtgatttatgacttgtacgcaaaatttggtgtcattccgagtagtttaagtatgattcgacgcgtttggagctaattgaaaagtttgaagttcattagtTGATTCAAGTTGGTTTTGGGGTACAATTCTTATTTTGGATATTATTTTACGTGTTTTGagggtttgagcgagtccgtattatatttatggacttTTTGGTACGATTGGtcggggtcccgggtggctcgggtggatttcgtaccacccggagctaagtctAGAAAACTGAAAATGGtggttctagtttccttcttcgcgaacgcggaggtggagtcacgttcgcgtagaagaatttGGGGACTTGGCATTTTTGCCCTTCACGTTTGCGCTTGAGGGCCCGCGTTCGCCTAGAACAAGGggatcggggggggggggggggtcagtCATTGttgctcttcgcattcgtgaatcTCAGGCTGGACAAGCCTTTGCAATCGCGtggctcgcgtttgcgaagaagagctTCACTGCCTGGTCCAGTTATGCCTTCACGATCACGAGccttcttccgcgatcgcgaagaaggaatcactGGCTAAATGGATTTTTAATGCGGGACTTGGtctcttttctctcatttctCACTTGGTCTTGGGCAATTTTGAGAGCATTTTATAAGGGAttttcatcaacatcaagaggtaagtgaacTCTATCAATTCTTTAGTTAAAAACACGGatatgggtagatttaacatgaaattaagggaaaaattgtgagattttgctagaacctagggtttggtaaaaataagatttggcCACAAAACCTATTATGTAAATGagcataaattatatatttgagttcgtgaggtcatgggtaacatttatatTCGAAagttttcagaatccgggcatttgggcctgggggtgaattttaagaaccttccaaattgggttgggtaattattctaataactaaattataaacttttgagtatatatttattagtttatatGACTTTTGGTTAAATTCGGATTCCTCAGCGTCGCTTGAGGAGTTCTAGTGAGGTTGAAAAGTCAGATTGAGGACTTGGgaccgaggtaagtctcttgcttaaccttgtaagaggaaacttatccccttaggtgtattattcttatgtgctactttTTATGGGAgttacgtacacacgaggtgatgagagttcgtacgtagctatattTTATGATATGTcagggtagacttagattcacatcatgcctttATTTGTACTGTTTATCCCGATCATGTGTATTCATTGTCTTGATTAGTACTGAGACTGAGGGCTTAAATTGAAGATAACGACTTAGCCTCTTACATTAGAAAAATTGGGAAATACTTGATAAACTATAAATTCGTGTCTTCTCATCTCGCAAGTGCTTCCACGAGCAGGTACCTCTCTACACTTATaagatcgggccgttcgcctcggcatgattGTAACACTACTCTTTTggaatcgggtcgttcgcctcgacaggttgGTAATACTATTCTTAGGGGATCGGACCGTTCTCCTCGGCTGTATTGAGTaccactattcctatgggatcgggttgttcgcctcggcagcttCGTGCTTAATAATTGGAACTGGATTTGGTTTGTTAATTATTGAGTTAGCGCCTTCAAGGACGATTATGACGTGTTTAGTAACTTGATACAAACTCATGTGTGGACTTACTGTAGTTACTTTATTTGCTTTGCTGCTATTTGTTGTACactcaccatgtctactttatgtatttatattgttatttgacctctagtaagtgtcaagtcgaccccttgtcactacttcttcgaggttagactagatacttactgggtacgcattgtttTCCGTACTCACGCTATATTTCTGCActgatgtgcaggtactgagacatgtACTACCAGTGGTCATGCGGGCGCGTAGCTGATCATctacggagacttagtggtgagcgtCTTTCCTTGCTACGATCTGCAGCACCCGAGTCTCCCTCTGCCTTGTTtattatttttgtctatcactttcagacagtagttgtagtagttttgtatattctctagattgctcatgtacttgtggagCCAGGGTTTGGAGATTTTTTAGCTTTTTTGTACTGTTGTACTTATCATCTTATCATTATAGTGGATGTACTTATTATGCTGGTATTTTCGTTAAGAAAAGAGTAGATACAGATGCATGAGATCCtacttattttatttcttttaatcAGAAAACTTTGTTTTAAATGTTAAAAAAGGGTAAATAATAGTAGCTTCATTTGTGGGATTGTCTAACGGCGGCGTTAGGTACCATCGTGATCTACCatgggttttgggtcatgacaccttggtatcagagccttatgttcacataggtctcacgagtcatgagcaggcctagtagagtcttgcggatcggtgcacaAATGtacgtacttatcttcgagaggctatagggtgttaggaaacttctctttattCATCTCGTATCATGGAGTTCatattgtgctaagtatctttctattGATCTCTCACAGATCGTGAGGCGCGGCGGATGTACCAGGCAGTAGATGAGCTGCCTCCCCCCCGTTGcttgaggccgaggcagaggccgggggagggctccagctcttGTCAGAGGATGAGGGTAACCTAGAGTTGCTCCCGTtgtaccaccagtggatccagtggagaATCCTATTgttgaggagcaggatgaggcGCCTGCAGCTATGCCAGCCCCAACAGATTTCATGGCTACGTCGgaattccaggaggtcatgggccgtatgttgcggttcatggactctaTAACGCAGGGTGGTTTATTTCGAGAGGACCCTGCCGCATATCAGGCGGGAGGGGAGCACCgaccctaccgctcaggctctgTGTCACGCCGTTGCTGTTTATCAGACCCTAGGTGCACTACCTACTGGCGGAGCCTAGCCTGTTACAACGGTTGTGTCAGAGGCTATACCAGTCGCTACCATTGATCAGCAGAAGCGGTTGGACAGATAGACTAGACTTCTCTCCCCTAACTTTAGGGGTGAGCGGTCAGAGGACCCCTAGGATTTCATTGACCGGTGCAAGGATAGGCTCCAGAACATGGGGATATTGGAGTCCAACAGGGTGGACTTCACCACCTTTCAGCTTAAGGTCAAGGCCAGCAGATGGTGGTAGGCTTACCTTTTTAGCAGGCCAGCATGTTCAGCTCTCTTAACTTGGGATCATTTTACACATCTGTTCTTGGAGAAGTACATACCACCTTCTAAGAGAGAGGAGCTTCGGGGTCAGTTTGAGCGACTCTATCAGGGTCATATATCTGtcaccgactatgaggcgagattcactGACTTGTCTCACCATACAACTATTATACTCCCCACAGACGCAGAGAGGGTGCGAAGGTTCATTGCAGGTCTGCACCGTGAGATTTAGGTTCCTATGGACCGTGAGTCAGAGATATGGACTTCCTTTCATCAGGTTGTGGATATAGCTCGGAGGACCAAGCTTATTCGTAACCGTAGCGGAGCGTTTACGCCGAGGGACAAGAGGCCCCAGCAGTTTGGAGGATTCAGTTCCGCCCCGCCTGGGGGCAGATgtcagttcatgaggggtcagCCCAGTAGGCCCATACAGTCAACACCACCACTTGCTCGGAGTTCTCCAGCACGAtcctatttcagtgccattctAGAGAGTACTTACCGTCCGCctgctattcagggttcctctagtAGGTTTTTAGgatatcagggtcagactttAGGTTAGCAACCCACtgctccgaggggttgtttcaTGTGCGGGATCTTGGCCACGTGAAGAGGTTTTctcccagacttcggggcaaggccgAGCAGCAGGACCATCGGcccatgattaccgcaccagctaCCACACCGCTCGCCCGGCCAGAGGTAGAGGGCAGGTGgctaggggtcgtcctagaggtggaggccagtcaggtggcgctccagctagattctatgctatCCCTTCCAAGCCAGATGCAATCACCTCCGATGTAGTGATCACAAGTACTATTTCTGTTTGCCGTAgggatgcctcggtattatttgatcaagggtctacttactcctatgtttcttctctattttctccttgtctggatatgtctcgtgagtccttgggcgtttttgtatatgtgtccactccggtgggtgattctgttattgtagATCGGGTCTATCGGTCCTGCGTGGTGATTTTTTGTAGATATGAGACTAAAGCGGATCTTCTATTGCTCATGGTTGATTTCGAGGTTTTCTAGGGCATGTACTGGTTATCCCCATACCACGCCATTATTAATTgctatgccaagactgttaccttggcgattccTGAGTtacctagattagagtggaggggttcgTCTGTCGGTACTTCTAGCCGAGTTATTTCCTTCTTGAAGGCTCAACAAATGGccaagaagggttgtttggccttCTTAGCCtctgtttgggatactactgcagagactctaaCGTTAGATTCAGTGTCAGTGGTATGAGAATTTTTCGATGTATTTCCTGCTGATCTACCAGGTATGCCGCCGAAtcgagatattgatttcggcattgatttggtgccagaCACCCAACCTATTTCTATTTCTCCTTACTCTATAACTCCCAAAGAGCTAagagagttaaaggaacaacttcggGAGTTGCTTGAGAAGGGGTTCATCGAACCTAGTGGGTCGCTTTGGGGcgcaccagtgttgtttgtgaagaagaaggatgggagtatgcgGATGAGCATTGATTACAGCCAGTTGaagaaagtcaccatcaagaataagtacccgtttCCGCGcatcgatgatttgtttgaccagttacagggtgttctctaagatcgacctgAGATCTGGGTATTATCAGCTGAATATTCGTGCTTCAGATATTTCAAAGACGgatttccggactagatatgtccactatgagtttttagtgatgtccttcggcttgaccaatACCCTGgcggtatttatggatttgatgaactaaGTGTTCAGGctgtatcttgactcatttgtc
The DNA window shown above is from Nicotiana tomentosiformis chromosome 8, ASM39032v3, whole genome shotgun sequence and carries:
- the LOC104108812 gene encoding uncharacterized protein, encoding MVDFQTVCSMCGDVGFPDKLFRCSKCHHRFQHSYCSNYYNESSEPIQVCDWCQSEEKGSRHGGSRKSIAGMSDSGIKSEYSGDKIKQNDREESGAERAKNPSGTPSPRRRYKLLKDVMC